Proteins co-encoded in one Variovorax terrae genomic window:
- a CDS encoding VirB3 family type IV secretion system protein codes for MSAPDTFADGFEVPLHRSLTEPILLGGAPRTVAIANGTLAAAVGLGLQLWIPGVVLWIVGHSLAVWGARVDPQFMQVFARHIKHRPLLDV; via the coding sequence ATGAGTGCCCCGGACACCTTCGCGGACGGCTTCGAGGTGCCGCTGCATCGCTCGCTGACCGAGCCGATTCTGCTTGGCGGTGCGCCGCGCACCGTGGCGATCGCCAACGGCACGCTGGCCGCCGCTGTCGGCCTGGGCCTGCAACTGTGGATTCCCGGCGTGGTGCTCTGGATCGTCGGCCATTCGCTGGCGGTGTGGGGTGCGCGCGTCGATCCGCAGTTCATGCAGGTCTTCGCCCGGCACATCAAGCATCGCCCGCTGCTGGACGTGTGA